A stretch of Arachis hypogaea cultivar Tifrunner chromosome 15, arahy.Tifrunner.gnm2.J5K5, whole genome shotgun sequence DNA encodes these proteins:
- the LOC112750023 gene encoding uncharacterized protein: MAVAANCARKTLQLASSSSAGTLFSRRSFPLVKLNGLPSSPSRTYTQKRSHSFPRVPEQLAGVAQLVSLTPLHSATASALFTSLLSLHNTNWGCLSEGFATPL, translated from the exons ATGGCTGTGGCGGCTAATTGTGCAAGAAAAACCCTCCAACTAGCTTCTTCTTCCTCCGCTGGAACCCTCTTTTCTCGTCGATCTTTTCCCCTTGTTAAACTCAATGGCTTACCTTCTTCTCCTTCTAGAACTTATACCCAAAAGCGCTCACACTCCTTTCCAAG GGTTCCGGAGCAGTTAGCAGGTGTTGCACAACTAGTGTCTCTGACGCCATTACATAGCGCTACTGCCTCTGCCTTGTTCACTTCTCTCCTCTCTTTGCACAATACTAACTGGGGTTGTCTCTCTGAAG GTTTTGCAACACCTCTATAG